A single Elephas maximus indicus isolate mEleMax1 chromosome 2, mEleMax1 primary haplotype, whole genome shotgun sequence DNA region contains:
- the FBXO4 gene encoding F-box only protein 4 isoform X2, giving the protein MVKSYNQKIDVQLYILSFLSPHDLCQLGSTNHYWNDTVRDPILWRYFLLRDLPSWSSVDWKSLPDLEILKKPVSEVTDGAFFDYMAVYKMCCPHTRRSLKSSRPMYGAVTSFLHSLIIQNEPRFAMFGPGLEELNTSLVLSLMSSEELCPTAGLPQRQIDGIGSGVSFQLSNQHKFNILILYSTTRKERDRAREEHTSAVNKMFSLQNEGSDQQGSRYSVIPQIQKVCEVVDGFIYVANAEAHKRHEWQDEFSHLMAMTDPAFGSLGRPVLVLSCISQADVKRMPCFYLAHELRLNLLNHPWMVQDTDAETLAGFLNGIQWILEEVESKHSR; this is encoded by the exons atggttaagagctacaaccaaaag ATTGATGTACAGCTATATATTTTGTCATTTCTTTCACCCCACGATCTGTGTCAGTTGGGAAGTACAAATCATTATTGGAATGACACTGTCCGAGATCCAATTCTTTGGAGATATTTTCTGTTGCGGGATCTTCCTTCTTGGTCTTCTGTTGACTGGAAGTCTCTTCCGGACCTAGAAATCTTAAAAAAGCCTGTATCTGAAGTCACTGATGGTGCATTTTTTGACTATATGGCAGT CTATAAAATGTGTTGTCCACATACAAGAAGATCCTTGAAATCCAGCCGTCCTATGTATGGAGCTGTCACCTCTTTTTTGCACTCACTGATCATTCAGAATGAACCACGATTTGCTATGTTTGGACCAGGTTTGGAAGAATTGAATACATCTTTGGTGTTGAGTTTGATGTCATCTGAGGAACTTTGCCCAACAGCTGGTTTACCTCAGAGGCAGATTGATG GTATTGGATCAGGAGtcagttttcagctgagcaaCCAACATAAATTCAACATCCTAATACTATATTCAACTACTAG aaaggaaagagataGAGCAAGGGAAGAGCATACAAGTGCAGTTAACAAGATGTTCAGTCTACAGAATGAAGGCAGTGATCAACAAGGAAGCCGATACAGTGTGATTCCACAGATTCAGAAGGTGTGTGAAGTTGTAGATGGGTTCATCTATGTTGCAAATGCTGAAGCTCATAAAA GACATGAATGGCAAGATGAATTTTCTCATCTTATGGCAATGACAGATCCGGCTTTTGGATCTTTGGGAAGACCAGTGCTGGTTTTATCTTGTATTTCTCAAGCAGATGTAAAAAGAATGCCCTGTTTTTATTTGGCCCATGAACTGCGTCTGAATCTTCTAAACCACCCATGGATG